The Ornithorhynchus anatinus isolate Pmale09 chromosome 1, mOrnAna1.pri.v4, whole genome shotgun sequence genome includes a window with the following:
- the LOC100682033 gene encoding LOW QUALITY PROTEIN: sodium bicarbonate transporter-like protein 11 (The sequence of the model RefSeq protein was modified relative to this genomic sequence to represent the inferred CDS: inserted 4 bases in 3 codons; deleted 2 bases in 1 codon) has protein sequence MTWLEMRILANTGRPFDTVDDALVSGDSVRFFVNVDPEVQQSLADSEGSGCVLPHTSRKYLKLKSFGEEIRARRNLDGFPPRAGILPDETAAPXDDVLCKMLRRFAEDADGAEPNCNFDKITGTPFTDWSTREGNVHLLSSSGGATATVTGLQYQQSWLCVTRAGRTATEVFTDITFRLKPLETDGGGVQGGPGAPAVSADRGQPAPAGRPQRDPQGSQPQAPPAGRHQEKPGWPPPRRGTTRGPNEFSPSCHRFLRPCNRGPGPIPPGRLLHSEKKSHAASSSPFPPGTKQKELVSNGSGKDGDETGGRASRWREPGNEGPRVTVASPSVRGSHSPFSRRRLLRSVLSAPPNDFFWVRKGILDDTARRFPVYAPDLADGIIRSNKAVGEYITTVMPLYSACLLPTIAFGCLNDENTHGAIDVQKAIVGRCVSGLPYALFSGQRLVVLLTTAPLALFIKVIRGFRDDYSLDFHGFCAWTGLRSCFSLALXAVFNFSLVVKLFDNITALFISIPSVLDPVKGIITSESRPPSPLLSPRSPGLFKGGRPLPATREVARPARQLAWLARTGGAKTRRTASTRFEDGVLVGRTVIGPSHGPPGLSLKTTLLVNLVGGTLCPQNQTGGHEPAHYRQETAVLRLMIMPGTLWLGHTLHQFKKSPDLDAHIREILSDRALPISVLTFSLVGPCFFREIEMPEFIYNASEGLFELAPVHLPSTGAALSVMGLGFLPSMLFFIEQNSAAPLANSPENRLVKGTAHHWDPLLVALINTGLFPFGLPWIHAAHPHSPMHVRARAFVEEHVENGRICETIASVKETRPTTLVANVLVGLSLLLLPFPLQWIPKPALYGPFLHIALTLIDGNXLITLLLKKQTAYPQTHYIRRVPQRTVHYFTGLQVPQLLLLCAFGMSHLPYMKMIFHLIVMAMIPFRERADWGLLTVPPTPSPSYFGERREKPSGLSLAPSWTSSLGGFGGLGALKSPGAAAPPQLVL, from the exons GGCGGCCCTTCGACACGGTCGACGACGCCCTCGTGTCCGGCGACAGCGTCCGCTTCTTCGTCAACGTCGACCCGGAGGTCCAGCAGAGTCTCGCAG acagCGAAGGGTCCGGCTGTGTCCTGCCCCACACGTCCAGGAAG TACCTGAAGCTGAAGAGCTTCGGGGAGGAGATCCGGGCGCGCCGGAACCTGGACGGCTTCCCGCCCCGGGCCGGCATCCTCCCGGACGAGACGGCCGCGC CGGACGACGTCCTGTGCAAGATGCTCAGACGTTTTGCCGAGGACGCCGACGGCGCCGAGCCCAACTGCAACTTCGACAAGATCACGGGCACCCCGTTCACCGACTGGAGCACC CGTGAGGGTAACG TCCACCTTCTCTCGTCATCCGGGGGGGCGACGGCCACGGTGACGGGGCTCCAGTACCAGCAGTCCTGGCTCTGCGTCAC gagagcagggaggacGGCCACGGAGGTGTTTACCGACATCACCTTCCGCCTGAAGCCGCTGGAGACCGACGGAGGAGGAGTTCAAGGAGGCCCTGGTGCACCAGCGGTATCCGCTGACCGTGGTCAACCGGCACCTGCCGGCCGGCCTCAGCGAGATCCTCAAGGAAGCCAGCCACAAGCCCCTCCGG caggcagacacCAGGAAAAGCCCGGTTGGCCACCGCCCCGTCGGGGAACAACCCGGGGGCCTAACGAGTTCTCCCCATCCTGCCACCGTTTTCTGAGGCCTTGCAACCGCGGGCCCGGGCCCATCCCGCCAGGCAGGCTCCTGCACTCGGAGAAGAAAA gccatgctgcttctagttctcCATTTCCACCGGGAACGAAACAAAAGGAATTGGTTTCAAACGGCAGCGGAAAGGACGGAGATGAGACAGGCGGAAGGGCTTCCCGCTGGAGGGAACCAGGGAATGAGGGACCGAGAGTGACTGTGGCATCTCCTTCCGTAAGGGGTTCTCACAGCCCCttctcccgccgccgcctcctccgttcTGTTTTATCCGCTCCG CCGAACGACTTCTTCTGGGTCAGGAAGGGCATCCTGGATGACACCGCCCGGCGATTCCCAGTGTACGCGCCGGACTTGGCCGACG GCATCATCAGAAGCAACAAGGCGGTGGGGGAGTACATCACCACCGTGATGCCCCTGTACTCTGCCTGCCTTTTGCCCACCATAGCCTTTGGCTGCCTCAACGACGAGAACACGCACGGTGCCAT AGACGTGCAGAAGGCCATCGTGGGCCGGTGCGTCAGCGGGCTGCCGTACGCTCTGTTCTCTGGGCAGCGCCTGGTCGTGCTCCTGACCACCGCCCCTCTGGCGCTCTTCATCAA GGTGATCCGGGGCTTCCGTGATGACTACAGCCTGGACTTCCATGGCTTCTGTGCTTGGACGGGGCTGCGGAGCTGCTTCTCCCTCGCCC TCGCCGTCTTCAATTTCAGCCTGGTCGTGAAGCTCTtcgataac ATCACCGCCCTGTTCATCTCCATCCCCTCTGTGCTCGACCCCGTCAAGGGGATCATCACAAGTGagtcccggcccccttcccctctgctgtccCCCCGCTCCCCAGGGCTCTTCAAGGGGGGCAGGCCTCTCCCGGCGACCCGGGAAGTAGCGCGGCCAGCCAGGCAACTGGCATGGCTGGCCCGGACGGGCGGTGCCAAGACACG GAGGACCGCCAGCACCCGATTCGAAGACGGCGTCCTGGTAGGCCGGACCGTGATAGGAC CATCCCACGGCCCCCCCGGCCTCAGCCTCAAGACGACCCTCCTGGTGAACTTGGTTGGTGGCACACTGTGCCCTCAGAACCAGACCGGCGGGCACGAGCCGGCGCACTACAGGCAGGAGACGGCCGTGCTGAGACTCATGATTATGCCTGGGACCCTCTGGCTGGGCCACACCCTCCACCAGTTCAAGAAGAG CCCCGACCTGGACGCCCACATTCGGGAGATCCTGTCCGACCGCGCACTGCCCATCTcggtgctcaccttctccctcgtAGGCCCCTGTTTCTTCCGGGAGATAGAGA TGCCCGAGTTCATCTACAACGCCAGCGAGGGCCTGTTTGAGCTGGCGCCGGTGCACCTGCCGTCCACCGGTGCAGCCCTGAGCGTGATGGGCCTGGGCTTCTTGCCGTCCATGCTCTTCTTCATCGAGCAGAACAGCGCGGCGCCGTTGGCCAACAGCCCCGAGAACAG GTTGGTGAAGGGCACAGCTCACCACTGGGACCCGCTGCTGGTGGCTCTGATCAACACGGGGCTGTTCCCGTTCGGTCTGCCCTGGATCCACGCCGCCCACCCTCACTCCCCCATGCACGTCCGAGCCCGGGCCTTCGTGGAGGAACATGTGGAGAACGGGCGCATCTGTGAGAC gATCGCGAGCGTGAAGGAGACTCGACCGACCACCCTGGTGGCCAACGTCCTGGTGGGGttgtccctcctgctgctgcccttcCCGCTGCAGTGGATCCCAAAGCCCGCGCTCTACGGTCCGTTCCTCCATATCGCCCTCACCTTGATCGACGGCAA CTTGATCACCCTTCTGCTCAAGAAACAG ACGGCCTACCCCCAGACCCATTACATCCGGCGGGTGCCCCAGCGAACCGTCCACTACTTCACCGGGCTGCAGGTGCCCCAGCTGCTGCTCCTCTGTGCGTTTGGCATGTCTCACCTGCCCTACATGAAGATGATCTTCCACCTCATCGTGATGGCCATGATCCCCTTCAG GGAGAGGGCAGACTGGGGGTTGCTGaccgtgccccccaccccctcacccagctATTTTGGAGAGCGGAGGGAGAAGCCCTCTGGGTTGAGTTTGGCTCCGTCATGGACTTCTTCTCTCGGGGGCTTCGGCGGGTTGGGGGCGTTGAAGTCTCCAGGGGCTGCAGCCCCTCCCCAGCTGGTGCTTTGA